A window from Gallaecimonas xiamenensis 3-C-1 encodes these proteins:
- a CDS encoding general secretion pathway protein GspB, producing the protein MSLLAKALAKRQPETGPQRIEGGFQADTGLMLRRLLGTAGLCLAMAAGVWLWPQLQWLDLNPPEALQPKVPQQVQEGSAPALRMREPAIVADPFFLARQQLPAAPKATTQPAPQAIHYTGHFYATEPALRWVKFNGHKLHQGDSWEQIQVLEIGPESTKVKLSGKVLWLNALTNWPVQNQAS; encoded by the coding sequence ATGAGTTTGCTCGCCAAGGCGCTGGCCAAGCGCCAACCTGAAACCGGCCCACAGCGGATAGAGGGAGGGTTTCAGGCCGATACCGGCCTGATGTTAAGGCGCCTGCTGGGCACAGCGGGCTTGTGCCTGGCCATGGCCGCCGGCGTCTGGCTGTGGCCGCAGTTGCAGTGGCTGGACCTCAACCCCCCAGAGGCCTTGCAGCCCAAAGTACCCCAGCAGGTTCAAGAGGGCAGTGCCCCGGCCCTGCGCATGCGTGAACCGGCTATCGTCGCCGATCCTTTCTTCCTGGCTCGCCAGCAATTGCCGGCCGCTCCTAAGGCCACCACGCAGCCGGCGCCCCAGGCCATTCATTACACCGGCCATTTTTACGCCACCGAACCGGCATTGCGTTGGGTTAAGTTCAATGGCCACAAATTGCACCAAGGGGACAGCTGGGAGCAGATCCAGGTGCTGGAAATTGGCCCGGAAAGCACCAAGGTAAAACTGTCCGGTAAGGTCTTGTGGTTAAACGCCCTGACCAACTGGCCGGTGCAAAACCAGGCTTCATAA
- a CDS encoding porin family protein, with amino-acid sequence MKKYLPLLVASLISVPAMAAQPGLYGGAHYSAISLDSEDGENFDFGNLGGQLGYQFNDFLALEGRAAFSVQDDNISGTSIDVELQNNYGIYLLPQYHFNNVFSVYGLVGWTKAKLKVSGYGQSASDSDSDMGFGGGLKLAVSDQAHLFLEYAKLMEVEGDDIDAVTFGINFSF; translated from the coding sequence ATGAAAAAATACTTGCCCCTGCTTGTCGCTTCCCTTATTTCCGTGCCGGCTATGGCGGCCCAGCCTGGTCTCTACGGCGGCGCCCACTACAGCGCTATCAGCCTCGACTCTGAAGACGGTGAAAATTTCGACTTCGGTAACCTGGGGGGCCAGTTGGGCTACCAGTTCAACGACTTCCTCGCCCTGGAAGGCCGCGCCGCATTCAGCGTGCAAGACGATAACATCAGCGGCACCTCCATCGACGTGGAGCTGCAAAACAACTACGGGATTTACCTGCTGCCCCAGTATCACTTCAACAATGTGTTCTCCGTCTACGGTCTGGTAGGCTGGACCAAGGCCAAGCTTAAGGTGTCCGGCTACGGCCAGAGCGCCAGCGACAGCGATAGCGATATGGGTTTTGGCGGCGGCCTGAAACTGGCGGTCAGCGACCAGGCTCACCTCTTCTTGGAATACGCCAAGCTGATGGAAGTGGAAGGTGATGACATTGACGCCGTAACCTTCGGCATCAACTTCAGCTTCTAA